One part of the Desulfovibrio litoralis DSM 11393 genome encodes these proteins:
- a CDS encoding TolC family protein has product MLLINKKNITKFLLSFVIVYTSLFLFSFFSVAYANEPLINYEDAELGEKEYEAEYKQKKNKRKNFTPVTPPSSTKVSSLGVDEYDMERAVLRALKENPSVKAKESAALSSEQARKAARSAFGPVFSTSYGYTQVQHPQRIGGMERDDAVFTYSATVSQNLFAGLATLSGYRKSELLKESAEADKNRNDIQLILDVQQNFLNLFKTRENIRSAQDSLERLQSQLKVSEAFYDVGLRPRLDVLQSEVDVAAAEDILLQAKQAEETIIARLDTLLNINIKNQVNYVGSLAKVPFPFSLEECLERAYRQRPDVYIAQKAVQISGEDTRLAASGFYPQVNTSWSWQTEGTGMAAAGSAKNPNRYSNWQLGIQADWNVFEWGRTYYTFRQQKYLEGKAGAEQASLHNEVAFEIKSKLLQLNQASKRIDVSRKGLTQAREAYRMADARHQAQVATITDVLDAQSKLSAAEASYTSALADYAIAVANLYAAMGEKHPDLSVATQAILPLKYQD; this is encoded by the coding sequence ATGTTGTTGATTAATAAAAAGAATATTACAAAATTTTTGTTGTCTTTTGTCATAGTATATACAAGTCTTTTTTTGTTTTCATTTTTTTCAGTCGCTTATGCCAATGAACCCTTGATTAATTATGAAGACGCCGAACTTGGCGAAAAAGAATACGAAGCCGAATATAAACAGAAAAAAAACAAACGAAAAAATTTTACTCCTGTAACGCCTCCGTCAAGTACAAAAGTTTCGTCTCTTGGCGTTGATGAATATGATATGGAAAGGGCGGTTTTAAGAGCCTTAAAAGAAAACCCCAGTGTAAAAGCCAAAGAATCAGCGGCTCTTTCATCAGAACAGGCGAGAAAGGCGGCACGCAGTGCCTTTGGCCCGGTTTTTTCAACATCTTACGGATATACTCAAGTTCAACACCCCCAGCGTATCGGCGGAATGGAAAGAGATGATGCGGTTTTTACTTATTCTGCTACGGTTAGCCAAAACCTTTTTGCCGGTTTAGCGACCTTATCGGGTTATAGAAAATCAGAATTACTTAAAGAGAGTGCGGAAGCCGATAAAAATAGAAATGATATTCAACTTATTCTTGATGTGCAACAGAACTTTCTTAACCTTTTTAAAACTCGTGAAAATATTCGTAGTGCTCAAGACTCTCTCGAACGCTTACAGTCTCAGCTTAAAGTTTCGGAAGCCTTTTATGACGTCGGTTTACGCCCTCGCTTAGACGTTTTGCAATCAGAAGTCGATGTTGCGGCTGCCGAAGATATTCTTTTACAAGCTAAACAAGCCGAAGAAACCATAATTGCCAGACTTGATACTTTGCTTAATATTAATATTAAAAATCAGGTAAACTATGTTGGTTCATTAGCCAAAGTGCCTTTTCCTTTTTCTTTGGAAGAGTGTTTGGAAAGAGCCTATAGACAACGCCCTGATGTTTATATCGCACAAAAAGCGGTTCAGATTTCAGGCGAAGATACAAGACTTGCGGCGAGTGGTTTTTATCCACAAGTTAATACAAGTTGGAGTTGGCAAACAGAAGGAACGGGCATGGCGGCGGCCGGTTCGGCAAAAAATCCCAATCGTTACAGTAATTGGCAACTTGGCATTCAGGCCGACTGGAATGTTTTTGAATGGGGCAGAACTTATTACACTTTTCGCCAACAAAAATATTTAGAAGGTAAAGCCGGAGCAGAACAGGCAAGCCTTCATAATGAAGTTGCTTTTGAAATTAAATCAAAGTTATTACAATTAAATCAAGCCAGTAAGCGAATAGATGTTTCTCGCAAGGGGCTAACTCAGGCCAGAGAAGCTTATCGCATGGCGGACGCAAGACACCAAGCTCAAGTTGCAACGATTACCGACGTACTTGATGCACAGTCTAAATTGAGTGCGGCTGAGGCGTCTTATACCTCTGCCTTGGCTGATTACGCTATTGCTGTTGCCAATCTGTATGCGGCTATGGGCGAAAAACACCCTGATCTTTCTGTTGCGACACAAGCAATTTTGCCGCTTAAGTATCAAGATTAG
- a CDS encoding LolA family protein — MYNLYKVLSCCLAVFLFSFAIYPQNSFGAEQIAIDVQKKYDSMKSMKASFKQVLFHKESGNKEERTGIIEFKKPLLVRWETFMPSPELLLVTDKEIWNFFPDEEVAYKYSLDLVKDPKSIVRVITGLARLDQDFEIKDEGMENGLVKLRLYPHEPVQAFVEGVIWVDKSSSIIRRFRIMDFYANENDISFTDQEINPSIKDKEFQFSPPKDAHIEDRTDAKTTQKPLMQ, encoded by the coding sequence ATGTACAATCTATATAAAGTATTATCTTGTTGTTTGGCTGTTTTTTTATTTAGCTTTGCGATTTATCCTCAAAACTCTTTTGGGGCGGAACAAATCGCAATAGACGTTCAAAAAAAATATGATTCCATGAAAAGTATGAAGGCAAGCTTTAAACAGGTTCTTTTCCATAAAGAAAGCGGAAACAAAGAAGAACGTACCGGTATTATAGAATTTAAAAAGCCTTTGCTTGTACGTTGGGAAACTTTTATGCCGTCTCCTGAACTTTTATTGGTAACAGACAAAGAAATTTGGAATTTCTTTCCTGATGAAGAGGTTGCTTATAAATATTCTTTAGACCTCGTTAAAGACCCTAAAAGCATAGTTCGAGTTATTACAGGTTTGGCAAGACTGGATCAAGACTTTGAGATTAAAGACGAAGGAATGGAAAACGGTTTGGTTAAGTTAAGACTTTATCCACATGAACCGGTTCAAGCATTTGTCGAAGGCGTTATCTGGGTCGACAAAAGCTCTTCGATAATTCGCCGCTTTAGAATAATGGACTTTTATGCGAATGAAAATGATATTTCTTTTACAGACCAAGAAATAAACCCAAGTATTAAAGACAAAGAGTTTCAATTTTCTCCGCCAAAAGATGCTCACATAGAAGACAGAACAGACGCAAAAACAACTCAAAAACCATTAATGCAGTAG
- a CDS encoding DedA family protein: MTNIEEVLKALNTYGYWVILGGTFLEGETIVIIAGFLSQQYPDIFKWYWVALAAFIGSGISDQLMFSLGKFKGPWLLQRFSWINKGAEKVLPIMIKHETLLAFGFRFVYGVRNVTPICLGTGGMRYLKFLLLNITGGIVWALSFVGIGYFFGEVISQFLEENKHAGIIAASALVGLFMLIWGVRKIMAHKKKKKAPKASQ, translated from the coding sequence ATGACAAATATAGAAGAAGTTTTAAAAGCGTTAAATACCTATGGCTATTGGGTGATTTTAGGTGGAACTTTTTTAGAAGGCGAAACTATAGTGATTATTGCCGGTTTTTTGTCGCAACAATATCCCGATATTTTTAAGTGGTACTGGGTCGCTTTAGCGGCTTTTATCGGAAGCGGAATCAGCGATCAACTGATGTTCAGTCTTGGGAAATTTAAAGGACCTTGGTTGTTGCAACGCTTTTCTTGGATTAACAAAGGTGCGGAAAAAGTTTTGCCTATTATGATTAAACATGAAACTCTTTTGGCTTTTGGTTTTCGCTTTGTTTACGGGGTAAGAAACGTAACTCCTATTTGTTTGGGAACGGGCGGAATGCGTTATCTTAAATTCCTGCTTTTAAATATTACCGGCGGAATAGTTTGGGCCTTGTCTTTTGTAGGTATCGGCTATTTTTTCGGTGAAGTCATCAGTCAGTTTTTAGAAGAGAATAAACACGCCGGAATAATTGCCGCTTCTGCTTTAGTTGGATTATTTATGTTAATTTGGGGTGTGCGTAAAATTATGGCACATAAAAAGAAGAAAAAAGCCCCAAAAGCGAGCCAATAA
- a CDS encoding AMIN domain-containing protein, with amino-acid sequence MNKNAVVLILSVLFLAMILVVVNQILYSGSPEPTLVTQQNTTALTTSLDSIPLTPADTNTNSTVSPSTIHSAETTPPANMTSTLNTAYNSTNQNSLTSQPQTQTAQTTTPPVQTQVQTQAQTTQPQKTETAPVYKEPEKTEPIKVKEPDKAKTEKEDNATKNTRNSGPAQIEKIGIHFADKRMLLKVVADSGFETKWFTLTAPDRLVVDFPEPVKNLTVPSVPNNRIIKSARIGKQQKGYRLVLDLNAAVKVQAKNNKAGLLEIYIEEK; translated from the coding sequence ATGAATAAAAATGCTGTAGTTTTAATTTTATCAGTCTTGTTTTTAGCCATGATTTTAGTTGTGGTAAATCAAATACTTTACTCCGGTTCTCCTGAGCCAACACTCGTTACTCAACAAAATACAACCGCTTTGACAACGTCGCTTGATTCTATTCCTTTGACCCCGGCTGATACAAATACAAACTCTACGGTTTCGCCTTCCACTATTCATAGCGCTGAAACCACTCCGCCGGCAAATATGACAAGCACACTTAATACCGCCTATAATAGCACAAATCAAAATAGCCTTACCTCGCAACCCCAAACTCAAACAGCTCAAACGACTACTCCACCGGTTCAAACACAGGTTCAAACACAAGCTCAAACAACTCAACCTCAAAAAACAGAAACAGCCCCAGTTTATAAAGAACCTGAAAAAACAGAGCCGATAAAAGTTAAAGAACCCGATAAAGCAAAGACAGAAAAAGAAGACAACGCCACTAAAAATACTCGCAACAGCGGACCGGCTCAAATTGAAAAAATTGGAATACACTTTGCCGATAAAAGAATGTTGTTAAAAGTTGTTGCCGACAGTGGCTTTGAAACAAAATGGTTTACTTTAACCGCTCCCGACCGTTTAGTTGTTGATTTTCCCGAACCTGTTAAAAATTTAACAGTACCGTCTGTTCCCAATAACCGCATTATTAAAAGTGCGAGAATAGGCAAACAACAAAAAGGTTATCGCCTCGTTTTAGACTTAAATGCTGCCGTTAAAGTACAGGCAAAAAATAATAAAGCCGGATTATTGGAAATATACATAGAAGAAAAATAA